A part of Streptomyces sp. NBC_01451 genomic DNA contains:
- a CDS encoding class III extradiol dioxygenase subunit B-like domain-containing protein, translated as MLVAAAVCPCPPLLVPEVAAGAAPELDAARAACTDALGVLAASRPDRLVVVGPAEEGGRGPHPEGTRGSFRGFGVDLDVHLGAGNAGPAAPGRELPAALAVAAWLLERTGWSQAPVEGLGVGEPLAAERCIEAGRDIGGRPERVALLVMGDASACRTLKAPGYLDDRAPGFDADVARALGTADVAALKALDADLAYELKVSGRAPWQVLAGAAENAGLAGTPLYDDAPYGVGYVVAAWS; from the coding sequence ATGCTTGTCGCCGCCGCCGTCTGCCCCTGTCCGCCGCTCCTCGTGCCCGAGGTCGCCGCGGGCGCCGCACCCGAGCTGGACGCCGCGCGCGCCGCCTGCACGGACGCGCTGGGCGTGCTCGCGGCCTCCCGTCCCGACCGTCTGGTGGTCGTCGGGCCCGCCGAGGAGGGCGGGCGCGGACCGCACCCGGAGGGCACGCGGGGCTCGTTCCGCGGCTTCGGGGTGGACCTCGACGTACACCTGGGTGCCGGGAACGCCGGACCGGCAGCGCCGGGACGGGAGCTGCCGGCGGCGCTCGCCGTCGCCGCCTGGCTGCTGGAGCGGACCGGCTGGTCCCAGGCGCCCGTGGAAGGCCTGGGCGTGGGGGAGCCGCTGGCGGCCGAGCGGTGCATCGAGGCCGGGAGGGACATCGGCGGGCGGCCGGAGAGGGTGGCGCTGCTGGTGATGGGCGACGCCAGCGCGTGCCGCACGCTCAAGGCGCCCGGATACCTCGACGACCGGGCGCCTGGGTTCGACGCGGACGTCGCACGGGCGCTCGGGACGGCGGACGTGGCGGCGCTCAAGGCGCTGGACGCGGACCTGGCGTACGAACTGAAGGTCTCGGGCCGGGCGCCCTGGCAGGTCCTGGCGGGCGCGGCCGAGAACGCCGGCCTCGCGGGCACACCGCTGTACGACGACGCGCCGTACGGCGTGGGGTACGTGGTCGCGGCCTGGTCGTAG
- a CDS encoding RelA/SpoT family protein produces the protein MSAEATNPASPGAVTSSPKLAASLEQDGAASPRRRTRPRIDLRRLGRAAFLGSATRDRLPDAIGHVAEAHRAHHPDADLEPLRRAYVLAESSHRGQMRKSGEPYITHPLAVTLILAELGAETTTLTASLLHDTVEDTDVTLDQVGEEFGAEVRFIVDGVTKLEKVDYGAAAEPETFRKMLVATGNDVRVMSIKLADRLHNMRTLGVMRPEKQERIAKVTRDVLIPLAERLGVQALKTELEDLVFAILHPEEYQHTRELIVDNASRADDPLAEIADEVRAVLRDSGIQAEVLIRPRHFVSLHRASRKRGQLRGSDFGRVLVLVNEDADCYGVLGELHTCMTPVVSEFKDFIAVPKFNLYQSLHTAVARADGQVAEVLIRTHQMHKAAEAGVIALGNPYAPPSEEQTDGDGARADLDADGERIDPTRPGWLSRLLDWQEAAPDPDTFWSTLREDLAQDREITVFRADGGSLGLPEGASCVDAAYALYGEDAHACIGARVNGRLATLSTVLRDGDTVQLLMGQDPASEPSREWLDHAHTPVARIAIQRWLSAHPAHNDPADVPPRSSGDPSEAEEATAEAARAAVDARSAQDGAESADPAATAVVDQPGATVRLAGCCTPVPPDEVTGFAVRGGVVTVHRVECAGVAHMKSTGRAEIGVHWGDTTEARVTLVAESFGRPHLLADLTEAIALEGVAIVSATVEPPSQQRVRHTYTLQLPDAAHLPALMRAMRNVPGVYDVSRAQHHVAVP, from the coding sequence ATGAGTGCGGAGGCCACGAATCCCGCGAGCCCAGGTGCTGTGACGTCCTCGCCCAAGCTCGCGGCCTCGCTGGAACAGGACGGGGCCGCGTCGCCCCGCCGACGGACCCGCCCCAGGATCGACCTGCGCCGACTGGGCAGGGCGGCCTTCCTCGGCTCCGCGACCCGCGACCGCCTGCCCGACGCCATCGGCCATGTCGCCGAGGCGCACCGGGCCCACCACCCCGACGCCGACCTGGAGCCGCTGCGCCGGGCCTACGTCCTGGCCGAGTCCTCGCACCGCGGTCAGATGCGCAAGAGCGGCGAGCCGTACATCACCCACCCGCTCGCCGTGACCCTGATCCTCGCCGAACTCGGCGCGGAGACAACGACCTTGACGGCGTCTCTGCTCCACGACACCGTCGAGGACACGGATGTGACCCTCGATCAGGTCGGCGAGGAGTTCGGCGCCGAGGTCCGCTTCATCGTCGACGGCGTGACGAAGCTGGAGAAGGTCGACTACGGCGCCGCCGCCGAGCCCGAGACCTTCCGCAAGATGCTGGTCGCCACCGGGAACGACGTCCGCGTGATGTCGATCAAACTCGCCGACCGGCTGCACAACATGCGCACCCTGGGCGTCATGCGCCCCGAGAAGCAGGAACGCATCGCCAAGGTCACCCGGGACGTACTCATCCCGCTCGCCGAACGGCTCGGCGTCCAGGCGCTCAAGACCGAACTGGAAGACCTGGTCTTCGCGATCCTGCACCCCGAGGAGTACCAGCACACCCGGGAGCTGATCGTCGACAACGCCTCCCGCGCGGACGACCCGCTCGCCGAGATCGCCGACGAGGTACGCGCGGTACTGCGCGACTCGGGTATCCAGGCCGAAGTCCTCATCCGGCCACGGCACTTCGTGTCCCTGCACCGCGCGTCGCGCAAGCGCGGCCAGCTGCGCGGCTCCGACTTCGGACGGGTCCTGGTGCTCGTCAACGAGGACGCCGACTGCTACGGCGTACTGGGCGAGCTGCACACCTGTATGACGCCCGTCGTCTCGGAGTTCAAGGACTTCATCGCCGTCCCCAAGTTCAACCTCTACCAGTCGCTGCACACCGCCGTCGCCCGCGCGGACGGTCAGGTCGCCGAAGTCCTCATCCGCACCCACCAGATGCACAAGGCCGCCGAGGCGGGCGTCATCGCGCTCGGCAATCCCTACGCTCCTCCTTCGGAGGAGCAGACCGACGGCGACGGCGCGCGCGCCGACCTCGACGCCGACGGCGAGCGCATCGACCCCACCCGGCCCGGCTGGCTGTCCCGTCTCCTCGACTGGCAGGAGGCAGCGCCCGACCCCGACACCTTCTGGTCGACCCTGCGCGAGGACCTCGCCCAGGACCGTGAGATCACCGTCTTCCGGGCCGACGGGGGTTCGCTGGGGCTGCCCGAGGGCGCGAGTTGCGTGGACGCCGCGTACGCGCTGTACGGCGAGGACGCGCACGCCTGCATCGGCGCCCGGGTCAACGGCCGGCTGGCGACGCTGAGCACCGTCCTGCGGGACGGCGACACGGTCCAGCTCCTCATGGGGCAGGACCCGGCCTCCGAACCCTCCAGGGAGTGGCTGGACCACGCGCACACGCCCGTCGCCAGGATCGCCATCCAGCGCTGGCTGTCCGCCCACCCGGCGCACAACGATCCGGCGGACGTGCCGCCGAGGTCCTCCGGCGACCCCTCGGAGGCCGAGGAGGCCACCGCCGAGGCCGCCCGGGCGGCCGTCGACGCCCGCTCGGCCCAGGACGGCGCCGAGTCCGCCGACCCCGCCGCGACCGCCGTCGTCGACCAGCCCGGCGCGACCGTACGGCTCGCCGGCTGCTGTACGCCCGTGCCGCCCGACGAGGTCACCGGCTTCGCCGTGCGCGGGGGAGTGGTGACCGTCCACCGGGTGGAGTGCGCCGGGGTGGCCCACATGAAGAGCACGGGGCGCGCGGAGATCGGCGTGCACTGGGGGGACACCACCGAGGCCCGGGTCACCCTGGTCGCCGAATCGTTCGGGCGGCCCCATCTGCTGGCCGACCTCACCGAGGCCATCGCCCTGGAGGGCGTCGCGATCGTCTCGGCGACCGTCGAACCCCCCAGCCAGCAGCGCGTACGCCACACGTACACGCTCCAACTCCCGGACGCGGCGCACCTTCCGGCCCTCATGCGGGCCATGCGCAACGTCCCGGGCGTCTACGACGTGAGCCGGGCCCAGCATCACGTGGCGGTTCCCTGA
- the miaA gene encoding tRNA (adenosine(37)-N6)-dimethylallyltransferase MiaA, translated as MSSAAPTPRVIAVVGPTAAGKSDLGVFLAQRLGGEVVNADSMQLYRGMDIGTAKLTPGERGGVPHHLLDIWDVTVAASVAEYQRLARERIDALLAEGRWPVLVGGSGLYVRGAVDKMEFPGTDPEVRARLEEELALRGSGALHARLAAADPEAAQAILPSNGRRIVRALEVIEITGKPFTANLPGHDSVYDTVQIGVDVSRPELDERIARRVDRMWAAGLVDEVRALEAHGLREGLTASRALGYQQVLAALAGECGEDDARAETVRATKRFARRQDSWFRRDPRVHWLSGAAADLTELPHLALALVERPVTA; from the coding sequence GTGAGCAGCGCAGCCCCCACCCCACGAGTCATCGCCGTCGTCGGCCCCACTGCGGCCGGAAAGTCCGATCTGGGCGTCTTTCTCGCCCAGCGTCTCGGCGGCGAGGTCGTCAACGCCGACTCGATGCAGCTCTACCGGGGGATGGACATCGGCACCGCCAAGTTGACGCCCGGGGAGCGCGGCGGAGTCCCGCACCACCTCCTGGACATCTGGGACGTGACCGTCGCGGCGAGCGTCGCCGAGTACCAGCGCCTCGCCCGCGAACGGATCGACGCGCTGCTCGCCGAGGGACGCTGGCCCGTCCTGGTCGGCGGCTCCGGTCTGTACGTCCGGGGAGCCGTCGACAAAATGGAGTTCCCCGGCACCGATCCCGAGGTCAGGGCCCGGCTGGAGGAGGAGCTCGCCCTGCGCGGCTCCGGGGCCCTGCACGCCCGGCTGGCCGCCGCCGACCCCGAGGCCGCCCAGGCGATCCTGCCCAGCAACGGTCGCCGTATCGTCCGCGCCCTTGAGGTCATCGAGATCACCGGCAAGCCCTTCACCGCCAACCTGCCCGGCCACGACTCCGTGTACGACACCGTGCAGATCGGCGTCGACGTGTCCCGCCCCGAGCTGGACGAGCGCATCGCCCGCCGGGTCGACCGGATGTGGGCGGCGGGGCTCGTGGACGAGGTGCGCGCGCTGGAGGCGCACGGCCTGCGCGAGGGGCTCACGGCATCACGCGCGCTGGGCTACCAGCAGGTGCTCGCGGCGCTCGCCGGGGAGTGCGGTGAGGACGACGCGCGTGCCGAGACCGTGCGCGCCACCAAGCGCTTCGCGCGCCGTCAGGATTCGTGGTTCAGGCGCGATCCCCGGGTGCACTGGTTGAGTGGGGCTGCGGCGGATCTCACAGAACTTCCGCACCTCGCACTGGCGTTGGTCGAACGACCGGTCACAGCCTGA
- a CDS encoding response regulator transcription factor, translated as MRLLLVEDDNHVAAALSAVLARHGFDVTHARSGEEALRALVPEGNGFGVVLLDLGLPDQDGYEVCGKIRKRTNTPVIMVTARSDIRSRIHGLNLGADDYVVKPYDTGELLARIHAVSRRSVHEDAAEAGDNALLLGSLRIELSTRQVLVDSSVVQLTRKEFDLLALLAQRPGVVFRREQIISEVWRTSWEGTGRTLEVHVASLRAKLSMPALIETVRGVGYRLVAPTK; from the coding sequence ATGAGACTGCTCCTCGTCGAGGACGACAACCATGTCGCCGCCGCGCTCTCCGCGGTCCTGGCCCGGCACGGTTTCGACGTCACGCACGCGCGCAGCGGGGAGGAGGCCCTCCGGGCGCTCGTTCCGGAAGGCAACGGCTTCGGTGTGGTGCTGCTCGACCTGGGCCTGCCCGACCAGGACGGGTACGAGGTGTGCGGCAAGATCCGCAAGCGCACCAACACCCCCGTGATCATGGTCACCGCGCGCTCCGACATCCGCTCCCGCATCCACGGCCTCAACCTCGGCGCCGACGACTACGTCGTGAAGCCGTACGACACCGGGGAGTTGCTCGCCCGGATCCACGCCGTCAGCCGGCGCAGCGTCCACGAGGACGCCGCCGAGGCCGGTGACAACGCGCTGCTCCTGGGCTCGCTGCGGATCGAACTGTCCACCCGGCAGGTTCTCGTGGACAGTTCCGTCGTCCAGCTGACCCGCAAGGAGTTCGATCTGCTCGCCCTCCTCGCTCAGCGTCCCGGAGTGGTGTTCCGCCGAGAACAGATCATCAGCGAGGTCTGGCGCACCAGCTGGGAGGGGACCGGCCGCACCCTGGAGGTGCATGTCGCGTCCCTGCGCGCCAAGTTGAGCATGCCGGCGCTGATCGAGACCGTCCGCGGCGTGGGCTATCGGCTCGTCGCCCCGACGAAGTAG
- the dapF gene encoding diaminopimelate epimerase → MSTRIAFLKGHGTENDFVIVPDADNVIDLPPATVAVLCDRRAGIGGDGLLHVVRSAAHPEAKGMAAEAEWFMDYRNADGSIAEMCGNGVRVFARYLQRAGHVAEGDLRVATRGGVKSVHIAKEGDVTVGMGKALLPEGEVTVRVEERSWPARNVNMGNPHAVAFVDDLGHAGNLLAAPPVSPASVYPDGVNVEFVVDRGPRHVALRVHERGSGETRSCGTGACAVAVAAARRDGADPAVTGTPVTYTVDVPGGRLVITERADGEIEMTGPAVIVAEGEIDTEWLESAAS, encoded by the coding sequence ATGAGCACGCGGATCGCCTTCCTCAAGGGGCACGGGACCGAGAACGACTTCGTGATCGTCCCCGACGCCGACAACGTCATCGATCTCCCTCCGGCCACCGTCGCTGTTCTGTGCGACCGGCGGGCGGGCATCGGGGGTGACGGACTGCTGCACGTCGTGCGGTCCGCCGCGCACCCCGAGGCCAAGGGCATGGCGGCCGAGGCGGAGTGGTTCATGGACTACCGCAACGCCGACGGCTCGATCGCGGAGATGTGCGGCAACGGCGTGCGGGTCTTCGCGCGCTACCTCCAGCGGGCCGGACACGTGGCCGAAGGGGACCTCAGGGTCGCCACGCGCGGAGGCGTGAAGAGCGTGCACATCGCCAAGGAGGGCGACGTCACCGTCGGCATGGGCAAGGCACTCCTCCCCGAAGGGGAGGTCACCGTGCGGGTCGAGGAGCGCAGCTGGCCCGCGCGGAACGTGAACATGGGCAACCCGCACGCGGTCGCCTTCGTGGACGACCTCGGGCACGCGGGGAACCTCCTCGCCGCGCCGCCGGTCAGCCCGGCCTCCGTCTACCCCGACGGGGTCAACGTCGAGTTCGTGGTCGACCGGGGCCCGCGGCACGTGGCGCTGCGCGTGCACGAGCGCGGGTCCGGTGAGACCCGCTCGTGCGGCACGGGCGCGTGTGCCGTCGCCGTGGCCGCCGCCCGGCGCGACGGCGCCGACCCGGCCGTGACCGGGACGCCGGTGACGTACACCGTCGATGTGCCCGGCGGGCGCCTGGTGATCACCGAGAGGGCCGACGGCGAGATCGAGATGACGGGGCCCGCGGTGATCGTCGCCGAGGGGGAGATCGACACGGAGTGGCTGGAATCCGCAGCCAGCTGA
- a CDS encoding sensor histidine kinase produces the protein MRTRLLPLLIVLMAAVLLALGIPLAISVAAAQQQTVVVDRIDDTARFAALAQFVTDRPTGSRVKDADTDERGETLQRELESYYDVYGIRSGVFYRNGVPMANAPTDWYLPETGEVREAFAEALLSRRSHDPQQVWPWQEHRLVVASPVIRDGDVVAVVVTDSPTGQMRSRTLHGWIVIGAGEIAAMLLAVGAALRLTGWVLRPVRVLDATTHRIATGSLKSRVAVAGGPPELRRLARSFNEMADNVEDVLEQQRAFVADASHQLRNPLSALLLRIELLALELPEGNEEIASVQTEGKRLAEVLDDLLDLALAEHAEADLALTDIGALTAERVAAWTPLAEAKGVRLVGDCPATTAWADPVTLSSALDAVIDNAVKFTPADECVQVSVASNGETSTVVVTDGGPGITDDELVRIGDRFWRSGRHQNVKGSGLGLSISRILLAAGGGTISYDHHEPHGLKVTVRVPRSGPAS, from the coding sequence GTGCGCACACGTCTCCTTCCCCTGCTCATCGTCCTGATGGCGGCCGTCCTGCTCGCGCTCGGCATCCCGCTCGCCATCAGCGTGGCAGCGGCCCAGCAGCAGACGGTCGTCGTCGACCGGATCGACGACACCGCGCGGTTCGCCGCGCTCGCCCAGTTCGTCACCGACCGGCCCACCGGGTCCCGGGTCAAGGACGCGGACACCGACGAGCGCGGCGAGACCCTCCAACGGGAGCTGGAGAGCTACTACGACGTCTACGGCATCCGTTCCGGCGTCTTTTACCGCAACGGCGTGCCCATGGCCAACGCGCCGACCGACTGGTACCTGCCGGAAACGGGCGAGGTGCGTGAAGCGTTCGCCGAAGCGCTCCTGTCCCGGCGCAGCCACGATCCGCAACAGGTCTGGCCCTGGCAGGAGCACCGGCTCGTCGTCGCGTCGCCGGTGATCCGGGACGGCGATGTCGTGGCCGTCGTGGTCACCGACTCGCCCACCGGGCAGATGCGTTCGCGGACACTGCACGGCTGGATCGTCATCGGCGCCGGCGAGATCGCCGCGATGCTGCTCGCGGTGGGCGCGGCGCTGCGCCTCACCGGCTGGGTGCTCAGGCCCGTACGCGTCCTCGACGCCACCACGCACCGCATCGCGACCGGCAGTCTGAAGTCCCGGGTCGCGGTGGCCGGTGGCCCGCCGGAACTCAGGCGGCTGGCCCGGTCGTTCAACGAGATGGCGGACAACGTCGAGGACGTGCTGGAGCAGCAGCGCGCCTTCGTCGCCGACGCCTCGCACCAGCTGCGCAACCCGCTCTCGGCGCTGCTGCTGCGTATCGAACTGCTCGCGCTCGAACTGCCCGAGGGGAACGAGGAGATCGCCTCGGTGCAGACCGAGGGCAAACGCCTGGCCGAGGTTCTGGACGACCTCCTCGACCTGGCGCTCGCCGAGCACGCCGAGGCGGACCTCGCACTCACCGACATCGGCGCGCTGACGGCCGAGCGCGTCGCCGCCTGGACGCCGCTCGCCGAGGCCAAGGGCGTACGCCTGGTCGGCGACTGCCCGGCCACGACCGCGTGGGCGGACCCGGTCACGCTGTCCAGCGCCCTGGACGCGGTGATCGACAACGCGGTGAAGTTCACCCCGGCGGACGAGTGCGTGCAGGTGTCGGTCGCGTCGAACGGCGAGACCTCGACGGTCGTGGTCACCGACGGCGGCCCGGGCATCACCGACGACGAACTCGTCCGTATCGGCGACCGGTTCTGGCGCAGCGGCCGGCATCAGAACGTCAAGGGTTCGGGCCTCGGCCTGTCCATCTCCCGGATCCTGCTGGCGGCGGGCGGCGGCACGATCTCGTACGACCATCACGAACCGCACGGCCTGAAGGTGACGGTGCGGGTGCCGAGGTCGGGCCCGGCGTCCTGA
- a CDS encoding TAXI family TRAP transporter solute-binding subunit, producing MRKVLPRIRRRQALMGSAAAFVVFGLLLWWLVPLDEDPPAGTITFSTGSPAGVYQQYGSGLRTAFAKDMPNLDVKLMNSQGSQANVERVATGDADFTIAAADAVETYRLRKLPGADKLRGVARLYDDYVQLVVPRDSKISTVQDLRGKRVAIGLENSGVRLIANRVLDAAGLDPGKDIKPFADGIDTGPGRLRRNQIDAFFWSGGLPTNGLVQLAKNFSFRFVPIDADLVAKLHEQGGASRYYRATNMPESAYPSVQDGSTVATLAVSNLLMTRADVDPRLTEWLTRSVINSRDRIGAHVHSAQLVDLRTAIYTDPLTLHEGARRYYRSVKP from the coding sequence ATGCGCAAGGTGCTCCCCCGGATCCGCAGGCGACAGGCCCTCATGGGGTCGGCCGCCGCCTTCGTGGTTTTCGGGCTGCTGCTGTGGTGGCTTGTCCCCCTGGACGAGGACCCTCCGGCCGGGACGATCACGTTCAGCACCGGGTCCCCCGCCGGCGTCTACCAGCAGTACGGCTCGGGGCTCAGGACGGCCTTCGCCAAGGACATGCCGAACCTGGATGTAAAGCTGATGAACAGCCAGGGATCGCAGGCGAACGTCGAGCGCGTGGCCACCGGCGACGCCGACTTCACCATCGCGGCGGCCGACGCGGTGGAGACGTACAGACTGAGGAAGCTGCCGGGCGCCGACAAACTGCGCGGGGTCGCACGCCTGTACGACGACTATGTGCAACTGGTCGTGCCGCGCGACTCCAAGATCTCGACCGTCCAGGACCTGCGGGGCAAGCGGGTGGCCATCGGGCTGGAGAACTCCGGCGTACGGCTGATTGCGAACCGGGTGCTGGACGCCGCCGGTCTCGACCCGGGCAAGGACATCAAGCCCTTCGCCGACGGCATCGACACCGGGCCCGGGCGGCTCCGGAGGAACCAGATCGACGCCTTCTTCTGGTCGGGCGGGCTGCCCACGAACGGTCTGGTGCAGCTGGCCAAGAACTTCTCCTTCCGCTTCGTCCCGATCGACGCGGACCTGGTCGCCAAGCTGCACGAACAGGGCGGAGCCTCCCGCTACTACCGGGCCACCAACATGCCCGAGTCGGCCTACCCGTCCGTCCAGGACGGCTCGACCGTGGCGACGCTCGCGGTGTCCAACCTGCTCATGACACGCGCGGACGTGGACCCGAGGCTCACCGAGTGGCTGACCCGGTCGGTGATCAACAGCCGGGACCGCATCGGCGCCCACGTCCACTCGGCGCAGCTCGTGGACCTGCGGACCGCCATCTACACCGACCCGTTGACGCTGCACGAGGGCGCCCGGCGCTACTACCGCTCGGTCAAGCCGTAG
- a CDS encoding antitoxin, with the protein MGLLDNLKAKLAPAKEKVADFAHQHEDQIERGLDKAAKVVDEKTRGKYSDKIHTGTGKAKGAVDRLAHKDGGTPDDTFTPPPDTPPPAS; encoded by the coding sequence ATGGGTCTGCTGGACAATTTGAAGGCAAAGCTCGCCCCGGCCAAGGAGAAGGTCGCGGACTTCGCACACCAGCACGAGGACCAGATCGAGCGGGGTCTCGACAAGGCCGCGAAGGTGGTCGACGAGAAGACCCGGGGCAAGTACAGCGACAAGATCCATACGGGCACCGGCAAGGCGAAGGGCGCCGTGGACCGACTCGCGCACAAGGACGGTGGCACCCCGGACGACACGTTCACGCCACCGCCGGACACGCCGCCACCGGCTTCCTGA
- a CDS encoding amino acid ABC transporter ATP-binding protein gives MTEVSVAKDDVPVTGDLVVLKSVNKHFGALHVLQDIDLTITRGEVVVVIGPSGSGKSTLCRAINRLETIDSGDISIDGKPLPQEGKALARLRADVGMVFQSFNLFAHKTVLENVMLGQIKVRKADKNAAEEKARALLDRVGVATQADKYPAQLSGGQQQRVAIARALAMDPKVMLFDEPTSALDPEMINEVLEVMQQLAREGMTMIVVTHEMGFARSAANRVVFMADGRIVEEAVPDQFFSNPRSDRAKDFLSKILHH, from the coding sequence ATGACCGAAGTATCGGTGGCCAAGGACGACGTGCCCGTGACCGGCGATCTGGTCGTCCTGAAGAGCGTCAACAAGCACTTTGGCGCGTTGCATGTTCTCCAGGACATCGACCTGACCATCACCCGCGGCGAGGTGGTCGTGGTGATCGGACCCTCCGGGTCCGGAAAGTCCACCCTGTGCCGCGCCATCAACCGCCTGGAGACCATCGACTCGGGAGACATCTCGATCGACGGCAAGCCGCTGCCCCAGGAGGGCAAGGCGCTGGCCCGGCTGCGGGCCGACGTCGGCATGGTGTTCCAGTCCTTCAACCTGTTCGCGCACAAGACGGTGCTCGAGAACGTGATGCTGGGCCAGATCAAGGTCCGCAAGGCGGACAAGAACGCGGCCGAGGAGAAGGCCCGCGCCCTGCTCGACCGGGTGGGCGTGGCCACACAGGCGGACAAGTACCCCGCACAGCTCTCCGGCGGCCAGCAGCAGCGTGTCGCCATCGCGCGAGCCCTGGCCATGGACCCCAAGGTCATGCTCTTCGACGAGCCGACCTCGGCGCTCGACCCCGAGATGATCAACGAGGTCCTGGAGGTCATGCAGCAGCTCGCCCGCGAGGGCATGACCATGATCGTCGTCACCCACGAGATGGGGTTCGCCCGTTCGGCCGCCAACCGGGTGGTGTTCATGGCGGACGGCCGCATCGTCGAAGAGGCTGTGCCGGACCAGTTCTTCAGCAACCCTCGCAGCGACCGCGCGAAGGACTTCCTGTCCAAGATCCTGCACCACTGA
- the miaB gene encoding tRNA (N6-isopentenyl adenosine(37)-C2)-methylthiotransferase MiaB yields the protein MSSSDRIQAVDVKTYEVRTYGCQMNVHDSERLSGLLEDAGYVRAPKEADGDADVVVFNTCAVRENADNKLYGNLGRLAPMKTKRPGMQIAVGGCLAQKDRDTIVKRAPWVDVVFGTHNIGKLPVLLERARVQEEAQVEIAESLEAFPSTLPTRRESAYAAWVSISVGCNNTCTFCIVPALRGKEKDRRTGDILAEIEALVGEGVSEITLLGQNVNAYGSDIGDREAFSKLLRACGRIDGLERVRFTSPHPRDFTDDVIAAMAETPNVMPQLHMPMQSGSDTILKAMRRSYRQERYLGIIEKVRAAIPHAAITSDIIVGFPGETEEDFEQTMHAVREARFAQAFTFQYSKRPGTPAATMENQIPKEVVQERYLRLAALQEEISWDENKKQIGRTLELMVAEGEGRKDGATHRLSGRAPDNRLVHFTKPDTVVRPGDVVTVEITYAAPHHLLAEGAALSVRPTRAGDAWEKRNTAEAAKPAGVMLGLPGIGAPAPLPAAAGSGCGCD from the coding sequence ATGAGCAGCAGTGACCGGATCCAGGCCGTGGACGTCAAGACATACGAAGTGCGCACCTACGGGTGCCAGATGAACGTCCACGATTCCGAGCGATTGTCCGGACTGCTGGAAGACGCCGGTTATGTGCGCGCGCCCAAGGAAGCGGACGGTGACGCGGACGTCGTCGTCTTCAACACCTGCGCCGTGCGCGAGAACGCCGACAACAAGCTGTACGGCAACCTCGGCCGACTCGCCCCGATGAAGACGAAGCGTCCCGGGATGCAGATCGCCGTGGGCGGCTGCCTCGCGCAGAAGGACCGCGACACCATCGTGAAGCGCGCGCCCTGGGTGGACGTCGTCTTCGGTACGCACAACATCGGCAAGCTGCCCGTCCTGCTCGAACGCGCGCGCGTGCAGGAGGAGGCGCAGGTCGAGATCGCCGAGTCGCTGGAGGCGTTCCCGTCCACGCTGCCCACACGGCGCGAGAGCGCGTACGCGGCCTGGGTGTCGATCTCCGTCGGCTGCAACAACACGTGCACCTTCTGCATCGTCCCGGCCCTGCGCGGCAAGGAGAAGGACCGCCGCACCGGCGACATCCTCGCCGAGATCGAGGCGCTGGTCGGCGAGGGCGTCTCCGAGATCACCCTGCTCGGCCAGAACGTCAACGCGTACGGCTCCGACATCGGTGACCGCGAGGCCTTCAGCAAGCTGCTGCGGGCCTGCGGGAGGATCGACGGCCTGGAGCGCGTCCGCTTCACCTCCCCGCACCCGCGCGACTTCACCGACGACGTCATCGCCGCGATGGCCGAGACACCGAACGTGATGCCGCAGCTCCACATGCCCATGCAGTCCGGCTCGGACACGATCCTGAAGGCCATGCGCCGCTCGTACCGCCAGGAGCGCTACCTGGGGATCATCGAGAAGGTGCGGGCCGCCATCCCGCACGCGGCGATCACCTCCGACATCATCGTGGGCTTCCCCGGGGAGACCGAGGAGGACTTCGAGCAGACGATGCACGCGGTGCGCGAGGCGCGGTTCGCGCAGGCGTTCACCTTCCAGTACTCGAAGCGGCCCGGTACCCCTGCCGCCACGATGGAGAACCAGATCCCCAAGGAGGTCGTCCAGGAGCGTTACCTGCGTCTCGCCGCCCTCCAGGAGGAGATCTCCTGGGACGAGAACAAGAAGCAGATCGGCCGCACCCTGGAGCTGATGGTCGCCGAGGGCGAGGGCCGCAAGGACGGCGCCACCCACCGCCTCTCCGGCCGCGCCCCCGACAACCGGCTGGTCCACTTCACCAAACCGGACACCGTGGTGCGCCCCGGGGACGTGGTCACGGTCGAGATCACGTACGCCGCCCCGCACCACCTCCTCGCCGAGGGCGCCGCCCTGAGCGTGCGTCCCACGCGCGCGGGTGACGCCTGGGAGAAGCGCAACACCGCGGAGGCCGCGAAGCCGGCGGGCGTGATGCTGGGCCTGCCGGGAATCGGGGCGCCTGCTCCGCTGCCGGCGGCTGCGGGGAGCGGCTGCGGCTGCGACTGA